Proteins encoded within one genomic window of Dermatophilus congolensis:
- a CDS encoding AzlD domain-containing protein translates to MTPLGAVVAMAGVTYLLRAIPLITVRRRITNTWILSFLHYVPSAVLTAMTIPAVVTATNTAVSGVTALVVAVALALARRSLMGVALGAALSVLAVEGAMSLM, encoded by the coding sequence ATGACCCCTCTGGGAGCTGTTGTCGCTATGGCCGGGGTGACGTACCTTTTGCGTGCTATCCCGCTCATCACTGTCCGCCGCCGGATCACGAACACGTGGATCTTGAGCTTTCTGCACTATGTTCCGTCAGCTGTTTTGACCGCGATGACTATCCCTGCCGTGGTCACCGCCACCAACACTGCCGTCTCTGGGGTGACTGCTCTTGTTGTCGCTGTGGCGTTGGCGTTGGCTCGCCGCAGTCTCATGGGTGTGGCTTTGGGTGCGGCTTTGTCGGTGCTTGCTGTGGAGGGCGCTATGTCTCTCATGTGA
- the serS gene encoding serine--tRNA ligase, with amino-acid sequence MIDIKFLRENPDAVKRSQHARGEDESLVDQVLAADVTRRESLQAFEQARAEQNRVSKELGPLMGKLNKAKKAGEDTTELQNQADAARAKGAEIAARVKELQTAADTAQTTLDETLRRVGNVIIDGVPAGGEDDYTVLEHRGPQPRDFAAEGFEPKDHLDLGEHLGAIDTGRGVKVAESRFYYLVGQGARLEQAMLNLALDKAYEFGFTQLQVPTLVNPRTMAGAGFLDAHADEVYRLAADDLYLTGTSEVALAGFHTDEVIDLSAGPKRYTAQSTCYRREAGSYGKDTRGILRVHQFQKIEMFVYCRPEEAEAEHTRLLDCEKAMLDAMELPYRVIDVAAGDLGGPAARKFDSEAWVPTQGRYRELTSTSNCTTYQARRLNIRSKGENGNEVVATLNGTLATTRWLVAILENHQQADGSVRVPEALRPYMHTDVLTPGQR; translated from the coding sequence GTGATCGACATCAAGTTCCTCCGCGAAAACCCCGACGCCGTCAAGCGGTCGCAGCACGCCCGAGGCGAGGACGAGAGCCTGGTCGATCAGGTCCTCGCCGCCGACGTGACACGCCGCGAGTCACTCCAAGCTTTCGAGCAGGCACGCGCAGAACAAAACCGTGTCAGCAAAGAACTCGGCCCCCTCATGGGCAAACTCAACAAAGCCAAAAAAGCCGGCGAAGACACCACCGAACTCCAAAACCAAGCCGACGCAGCCCGCGCCAAAGGCGCCGAAATCGCCGCACGCGTCAAGGAACTCCAAACCGCGGCCGACACCGCACAAACAACACTGGACGAAACCCTCCGCCGCGTAGGAAACGTCATCATCGACGGCGTCCCCGCCGGCGGCGAAGACGACTACACCGTCCTGGAACACCGCGGCCCACAACCACGTGACTTCGCCGCCGAAGGATTCGAACCCAAAGATCACCTCGACCTGGGCGAACACCTCGGCGCCATCGACACCGGACGCGGCGTCAAAGTCGCCGAATCCCGGTTCTACTACCTCGTCGGACAAGGCGCCCGCCTAGAACAAGCCATGCTGAACCTGGCGCTCGACAAAGCCTACGAATTCGGGTTCACCCAGCTACAAGTCCCCACCCTGGTCAACCCACGCACCATGGCCGGAGCCGGGTTCCTCGACGCCCACGCCGACGAGGTATACCGCCTCGCCGCCGACGACCTCTACCTCACCGGCACCTCAGAAGTCGCGCTCGCCGGATTCCACACCGATGAAGTAATCGACCTGTCCGCAGGGCCAAAGCGCTACACCGCCCAATCCACCTGCTACCGCCGAGAAGCAGGAAGCTACGGCAAAGACACCCGCGGCATTCTGCGCGTGCACCAATTCCAGAAGATCGAAATGTTCGTTTACTGCCGCCCCGAGGAAGCAGAAGCCGAACACACCCGACTCCTGGACTGTGAAAAAGCAATGCTCGACGCGATGGAACTGCCCTACCGCGTCATCGACGTCGCCGCAGGTGACTTGGGCGGCCCCGCGGCACGCAAATTCGACTCCGAAGCGTGGGTTCCCACCCAAGGCCGGTACCGCGAACTGACCAGCACCTCAAACTGCACCACCTACCAGGCGCGCCGCCTCAACATCCGCAGCAAAGGCGAAAACGGTAACGAAGTGGTGGCCACCTTGAACGGAACATTGGCAACAACCCGCTGGTTGGTCGCGATCCTAGAAAACCACCAGCAAGCCGACGGTTCTGTGCGAGTCCCCGAGGCGTTGCGGCCCTACATGCACACCGACGTTCTCACCCCAGGGCAACGCTGA
- the fdhD gene encoding formate dehydrogenase accessory sulfurtransferase FdhD produces MNRITRRQAITAYDPAHPQGITRRDTLAVEEPLEIRINGTAYTLTMRTPGHDFELVHGLLAAEGIISDHNDIATIRYCAGAITDEETQTPRNTYNVLDVRLTPGLTLPENKIRASITTSACGVCGTASIEQLTSEQQFDLRADTTTVTASCILDLPEKLRHTQRAFETTGGLHACGLFTAEGQLLVAREDIGRHNATDKVIGWAMQNRIRPARGHILMVSGRTSFELAQKAALAGIPILAGVSAPSSLAVDVAEATGLTLAGFVRGNRMNIYAGKDRILP; encoded by the coding sequence ATGAACCGCATCACCCGCCGCCAAGCCATCACTGCATACGACCCCGCCCACCCCCAAGGCATCACCCGCCGCGACACCCTCGCCGTCGAAGAACCACTCGAAATCCGCATCAACGGCACCGCATACACCCTCACCATGCGCACCCCCGGCCACGACTTCGAACTCGTCCACGGACTCCTAGCCGCCGAAGGCATCATCAGCGACCACAACGACATCGCCACCATCCGCTACTGCGCAGGAGCCATCACCGACGAAGAAACCCAAACCCCCCGCAACACCTACAACGTCCTCGACGTGCGCCTAACCCCCGGCCTCACCCTCCCCGAAAACAAAATCCGCGCATCCATCACCACCTCCGCCTGCGGAGTCTGCGGAACCGCCTCCATCGAACAACTCACCAGCGAACAACAATTCGACCTACGCGCAGATACCACCACCGTCACCGCCAGCTGCATCCTTGACCTACCCGAAAAACTCCGCCACACCCAACGCGCATTCGAGACCACCGGTGGCCTACATGCCTGCGGTCTCTTCACCGCCGAAGGGCAACTGCTCGTCGCCCGCGAAGACATCGGCCGCCACAACGCCACCGACAAAGTAATCGGCTGGGCCATGCAAAACCGGATCCGCCCAGCCCGGGGCCACATCCTCATGGTTTCTGGAAGAACAAGTTTCGAACTAGCCCAAAAAGCCGCACTAGCCGGGATCCCCATCCTCGCGGGCGTCTCAGCACCCTCATCCCTAGCCGTTGACGTCGCCGAAGCAACAGGACTGACCCTGGCCGGATTCGTTCGCGGAAACCGCATGAACATCTACGCCGGAAAAGATCGCATCCTTCCCTAA
- the selB gene encoding selenocysteine-specific translation elongation factor — protein sequence MRVIATAGHVDHGKTTLVAALTGHNPDRWAEEHRRGLTIDLGYAWTTLPTGHTISFVDVPGHQRFIGNMLAGIGPAPAVMLIIAADEGWREQTTEHLDAINALGITHGIIVITRTDLADPTPTITDTRAHLTDTGLANAPIITCSARTGTGLNQLRAALATLCDTLPAPTTNSRIRLWIDRVFTIHGAGTIATGTLESGTITIGDTLTAHTPTSHHTTTVRGIQTLETDRDTVPAVARIALNLRGLTTTDLHRGDLLLTPHTWHTTTTTDIRLHPINNTTELPEYLMAHVGTHAAQVRIRPLDHTTARLTWPHPLPLATGDRLVLRDPGRRAITAGATILDTDPPPLTRRGAARARAQQLTQATTTFDLTTEVTRRGYLTETDARALGATDTDITTNNPHLIHTCGLLICPTQWDTWITRLTETVNHAIDTDPLQARTPAPAAARAADLPTPQLIPHLIATTDTLKLTDGYLHIPGRGPNLGAAEPGLAHIEHRLATNPFAAPERDELTANHLSPKHIAAAVRLGRLIDLGDNIVLTPRAPALAMRELATLPQPFTTSQARQKLGTTRRVIIPLLEELDRRGWTRRIDAGHREIIRGNNR from the coding sequence ATGAGGGTGATCGCCACCGCCGGACACGTCGACCACGGAAAAACCACCCTCGTCGCCGCCCTGACCGGCCACAACCCCGACCGGTGGGCCGAAGAACACCGCCGCGGCCTCACCATCGACCTGGGCTACGCATGGACCACCCTGCCCACCGGCCACACCATCAGCTTCGTCGACGTACCCGGCCACCAACGCTTCATCGGCAACATGCTCGCCGGAATAGGCCCCGCACCAGCAGTCATGCTCATCATCGCCGCCGACGAAGGATGGCGCGAACAAACCACCGAACACCTCGACGCCATCAACGCCCTAGGCATCACCCACGGCATCATCGTCATCACCCGCACCGACCTCGCCGACCCCACCCCCACCATCACCGACACCCGCGCACACCTCACCGACACCGGCCTGGCCAACGCCCCCATCATCACCTGCTCGGCCCGCACCGGAACCGGACTCAACCAACTACGCGCCGCCCTAGCCACCCTCTGCGACACCCTCCCAGCCCCCACCACCAACAGCCGCATCCGCCTATGGATCGACCGCGTCTTCACCATCCACGGCGCCGGTACCATCGCCACCGGAACCCTCGAATCCGGAACCATCACCATCGGCGACACCCTCACCGCCCACACACCCACCAGCCACCACACCACCACTGTCCGAGGCATCCAAACCCTCGAAACCGACCGCGACACCGTCCCAGCCGTAGCCCGCATCGCCCTGAACCTACGCGGCCTAACCACCACCGACCTCCACCGCGGCGACCTACTCCTAACCCCCCACACCTGGCACACAACCACCACCACCGACATACGCCTGCACCCCATCAACAACACCACCGAACTACCCGAATACCTCATGGCCCACGTCGGCACCCACGCAGCACAAGTACGCATCCGCCCCCTAGACCACACCACCGCACGCCTGACCTGGCCCCACCCCCTACCACTAGCCACCGGCGACCGACTCGTCCTACGCGACCCCGGCCGCCGCGCCATCACCGCAGGCGCCACCATCCTCGACACCGACCCACCCCCACTCACCCGCCGCGGAGCCGCCCGCGCCCGCGCCCAACAACTCACCCAAGCCACAACCACCTTCGACCTCACCACCGAAGTCACCCGCCGCGGCTACCTCACCGAAACCGACGCCCGCGCCCTCGGCGCCACCGACACCGACATCACCACCAACAACCCCCACCTCATCCACACCTGCGGACTACTCATCTGCCCCACCCAATGGGACACCTGGATCACCCGACTGACCGAAACCGTCAACCACGCCATCGACACCGACCCCCTCCAAGCCCGCACCCCCGCACCCGCAGCCGCCCGCGCCGCAGACCTACCCACCCCACAGCTCATCCCACACCTGATCGCCACCACCGACACCCTCAAACTCACAGACGGCTACCTCCACATCCCCGGACGCGGCCCCAACCTAGGTGCAGCCGAACCCGGACTCGCCCACATCGAACACCGCCTAGCCACAAACCCCTTCGCCGCACCCGAACGCGACGAACTCACCGCCAACCACCTCAGCCCCAAACACATCGCCGCCGCCGTGCGCCTAGGCCGCCTCATCGACCTCGGCGACAATATCGTCCTGACACCCCGCGCACCCGCCCTAGCTATGCGCGAACTAGCCACTCTCCCGCAACCCTTCACCACCAGCCAAGCCCGCCAAAAACTCGGCACCACCCGCCGCGTCATCATCCCCCTACTCGAAGAACTCGACCGCCGCGGCTGGACCCGCCGCATCGACGCCGGACACCGCGAAATCATCCGAGGCAACAACCGATGA
- the selA gene encoding L-seryl-tRNA(Sec) selenium transferase translates to MSDPRRRIPRTDAAMAAPELAQALTTHDHATVKAAINRAQHAARTGHITPEEVIPTAANDLPPLCSLTPILNATGIIIHTNIGRAPLSAAAQHALTIAAGTTNLEMSLHTGRRSRRGTGAENAILNALDPDITTGISVLLLNNGAAALSLATTALTTPTTPDIIISRGEMVEIGAGFRLTDLITATGAHLSEIGTTNRTHPSDYSQAITPTTGCILKIHPSNFRINGFTSTVPTATIADLITTTSPTRHIPLIVDVGSGLLRHDPTLPEEPDLSTAIRDGADLALASGDKLLGGPQAGILIGRTDLINQLRKHPLARAFRIDKLALAALEATLRGPEPPVTRARKLTPTDLHKRTTTIATTIGGDTITTTAHIGGGGAPEHPIPSLAIALPTPPHHTPESLAHALRTGTPAILARINDNRVLIDLRCIDPTNDTTLTHAIHTALTHPAPHETEPHT, encoded by the coding sequence GTGAGCGACCCCCGGCGCCGCATCCCACGCACCGACGCCGCCATGGCCGCACCAGAACTAGCCCAAGCGCTCACCACCCACGACCACGCCACCGTCAAAGCAGCCATCAACCGGGCACAACACGCAGCACGCACCGGGCACATCACCCCCGAAGAAGTCATCCCCACCGCCGCCAACGACCTGCCTCCCCTGTGCTCCCTGACCCCCATCCTCAACGCCACCGGCATCATCATCCACACCAACATCGGCCGCGCCCCGCTCTCAGCAGCAGCCCAACACGCCCTGACCATCGCCGCCGGAACCACCAACCTCGAAATGTCCCTGCACACCGGCCGCCGATCCCGCCGCGGCACCGGAGCAGAAAACGCCATCCTCAACGCCCTTGACCCCGACATCACCACCGGAATCTCCGTCCTCCTGCTCAACAACGGTGCCGCAGCCCTCTCCCTAGCCACCACCGCACTGACCACCCCCACCACCCCCGACATCATTATCTCCCGCGGCGAAATGGTCGAAATCGGCGCCGGATTCCGCCTCACCGACCTCATCACCGCCACCGGCGCCCACCTCAGCGAAATCGGCACCACCAACCGCACCCACCCCAGCGACTACAGCCAAGCCATCACCCCAACCACCGGCTGCATACTCAAAATCCACCCCTCCAACTTCCGCATCAACGGATTCACCAGCACCGTCCCCACCGCCACCATCGCCGACCTCATCACCACCACCAGCCCCACCCGCCACATCCCCCTCATCGTCGACGTCGGCTCAGGGCTCCTACGCCACGACCCAACCCTGCCCGAAGAACCCGACCTGTCCACCGCCATCCGCGACGGCGCCGACCTCGCCCTAGCCAGCGGCGACAAACTCCTCGGCGGCCCCCAAGCAGGCATCCTCATCGGCCGCACCGACCTCATCAACCAACTCCGCAAACACCCCCTCGCCCGCGCCTTCCGCATCGACAAACTCGCCCTCGCCGCCCTCGAAGCCACCCTGCGCGGACCCGAACCACCCGTCACCCGCGCCCGCAAACTCACCCCCACCGACCTACACAAACGCACCACCACCATCGCCACCACCATCGGCGGCGACACCATCACCACCACCGCACACATCGGCGGCGGAGGCGCACCCGAACACCCCATTCCCAGCCTGGCCATTGCCCTACCCACCCCACCCCACCACACCCCCGAAAGCCTCGCCCACGCCCTACGCACCGGCACCCCCGCCATCCTCGCCCGCATCAACGACAACCGCGTACTCATCGACCTACGCTGCATCGACCCCACCAACGACACCACCCTCACCCACGCCATCCACACCGCCCTCACCCATCCCGCCCCACACGAAACGGAACCCCACACATGA
- a CDS encoding methyl-accepting chemotaxis protein produces MTSMFTSHAGSSAAGGSSEPGRRLGIRLKIMSVGMLGVIGALILGLSNVWALNSMSTATEAITSSGAMNVLLGKTESLINDLNGQQNGYVLEAGRPGAGKVNDNAGSRKDYLDRLSSFKKTVDQMEAGARTEAGKAAIAELKSIIPNWEATDAKVVEALNRGTAAGRTGASRLAIEDASDIMDQMKASIKKLREAATTRTQDAQDEATQAKTSAIIIALVTLLAVIAAVVIISMKINKQILASVHEVLTSLTAMQNGDLRVPTQARTNDEIGDMARAVEATRISMRDVISEVGNASSSVAAASEELNATATQVGSSAQLSADRADAASQSANEVSQNVQTVAAGTEEMTASIREISKSANDAAGIAAQAVEVADRTNSTVAKLGTSSMEIGEVIKAITSIAEQTNLLALNATIEAARAGEAGKGFAVVANEVKDLAQETSKATEDIGRRVEAIQVDTEAAVAAIGEISSIIAQINDTQATIASAVEEQTATTNEMGRSVGDAAGGAVEISRGVADVSAAAAETSSSVEATVQAAGELSQRASDLQLLVNRFSI; encoded by the coding sequence ATGACGTCCATGTTCACTTCTCACGCTGGCAGTTCGGCTGCTGGCGGTTCATCAGAGCCTGGCAGGCGGTTGGGTATCAGGCTGAAGATCATGTCGGTGGGCATGCTTGGCGTGATTGGTGCTCTCATTCTCGGTTTGAGCAATGTGTGGGCGCTGAACTCAATGAGCACCGCCACTGAGGCTATTACCTCTAGCGGTGCAATGAATGTTCTTCTCGGTAAGACCGAGAGCCTGATCAATGACTTGAACGGCCAACAAAATGGGTACGTTTTGGAGGCTGGTCGCCCCGGTGCCGGGAAAGTTAATGACAATGCGGGATCCCGTAAGGACTACCTAGACCGGTTAAGCAGTTTCAAGAAAACTGTCGATCAGATGGAAGCTGGAGCTCGCACAGAAGCAGGCAAGGCAGCTATCGCTGAGCTGAAATCCATCATTCCCAACTGGGAAGCCACAGACGCCAAGGTTGTCGAGGCTTTGAACCGGGGCACGGCCGCTGGCCGAACTGGAGCTTCTCGACTCGCCATCGAAGACGCTTCGGACATCATGGATCAGATGAAAGCCTCGATTAAGAAACTCCGGGAGGCTGCCACGACTCGGACCCAGGATGCGCAGGATGAAGCGACCCAGGCCAAAACAAGCGCGATCATCATTGCTCTAGTAACACTGCTCGCTGTTATTGCAGCGGTCGTGATTATCTCGATGAAGATCAACAAGCAGATCCTTGCTTCGGTGCACGAGGTGCTGACCTCGCTGACCGCTATGCAGAACGGTGACCTGCGTGTTCCTACGCAAGCCCGCACCAATGACGAGATCGGCGACATGGCCCGCGCTGTTGAGGCCACCCGGATTTCGATGCGGGACGTTATCAGTGAGGTCGGTAACGCTTCTTCCTCGGTTGCTGCAGCCAGTGAAGAACTGAACGCCACCGCCACCCAGGTGGGTAGCTCTGCACAGTTGTCCGCTGACCGCGCGGATGCTGCCTCCCAGTCCGCGAATGAGGTTTCGCAGAACGTGCAGACTGTCGCTGCGGGTACTGAAGAGATGACCGCTTCAATCCGTGAAATCTCTAAGAGCGCTAACGACGCTGCTGGTATCGCCGCTCAGGCCGTGGAGGTCGCAGACCGCACCAACTCGACTGTGGCCAAGCTGGGCACGAGCTCGATGGAAATCGGTGAGGTCATTAAGGCCATCACCAGCATCGCTGAGCAGACCAACCTGCTGGCGTTGAACGCCACGATCGAGGCAGCCCGTGCCGGTGAGGCTGGTAAAGGCTTCGCGGTTGTTGCTAACGAGGTCAAGGATCTGGCTCAGGAAACCTCCAAGGCCACCGAGGACATCGGCCGCCGTGTCGAGGCCATCCAAGTGGACACCGAAGCTGCTGTGGCTGCGATCGGTGAGATCTCCAGCATCATTGCTCAGATCAACGACACCCAGGCCACGATCGCTTCAGCGGTGGAAGAGCAGACCGCAACCACCAACGAGATGGGCCGTAGCGTCGGTGACGCCGCTGGCGGTGCTGTAGAGATCTCTCGTGGTGTGGCCGATGTGTCGGCTGCTGCTGCAGAAACCAGCAGCTCTGTTGAAGCTACCGTGCAGGCCGCCGGTGAGCTTTCTCAACGCGCCTCGGATCTGCAGTTACTGGTCAACCGCTTCAGTATCTGA
- a CDS encoding pseudouridine synthase, whose translation MSSRRSPLPQRDGLDPVWVRTPARVRNEPLPWATVAEFLRERLPAVNIDDWLKNHRFVDETGHPLTGQEPCQPARFIWFHKDPPPPERPVPGELTILHHDERIIVMDKPHFLATTPRGSHIRETALIRARLTLGLPHIAPAHRLDRLTGGILLFTTEPRWRRPYQTLFETGAVTKTYEALAVPLAGAGEGFEVRSRIIKPRGSWQAIEVEGEPNAHTRGRLLQTSTGPGGQVGRYELCPVTGKTHQLRVHMSSLGAPLLNDPLYPVVQEELLTPAGERFDQPLGLVARTLRFIDPVDGTPRSYTSGIQLSLPSRDL comes from the coding sequence ATGTCTTCGCGCAGGTCACCACTGCCGCAACGCGACGGTCTGGACCCAGTCTGGGTACGCACCCCCGCCCGCGTACGAAACGAACCACTCCCATGGGCCACAGTCGCTGAATTCCTCCGAGAGCGCCTGCCAGCAGTCAACATCGACGACTGGTTAAAAAACCACCGATTCGTCGACGAAACCGGCCACCCACTCACCGGGCAAGAACCCTGCCAGCCCGCACGATTCATCTGGTTCCACAAAGACCCGCCCCCACCCGAACGCCCGGTGCCCGGCGAGCTAACCATCCTCCACCACGACGAACGCATCATCGTCATGGACAAACCACACTTCCTGGCCACCACCCCACGCGGCAGCCACATCCGCGAAACAGCACTCATCCGCGCCCGACTCACCCTAGGACTGCCCCACATCGCCCCCGCGCACCGCCTCGACCGACTCACCGGCGGCATCCTGCTGTTCACTACCGAACCCCGCTGGCGCCGCCCCTACCAAACCCTTTTCGAAACCGGCGCTGTCACCAAAACATACGAGGCGCTCGCGGTACCGCTTGCCGGGGCGGGGGAGGGGTTTGAGGTGCGCAGCAGGATCATCAAACCGCGGGGTTCGTGGCAGGCGATTGAGGTTGAGGGGGAGCCGAACGCGCACACGCGGGGACGTCTGCTGCAGACGTCTACCGGCCCGGGTGGGCAGGTGGGGCGATATGAGCTATGCCCAGTGACGGGTAAAACCCATCAGCTGCGGGTGCATATGTCTTCTCTTGGTGCCCCGTTGCTGAATGACCCGCTGTACCCGGTGGTGCAAGAAGAGCTGCTAACCCCGGCGGGGGAGAGGTTTGATCAGCCGTTGGGGCTGGTGGCCCGAACGTTGCGGTTTATTGACCCGGTGGATGGCACACCGCGCAGTTACACCTCCGGCATCCAGCTGTCCTTACCCTCAAGAGACCTCTGA
- a CDS encoding VOC family protein: MRVDHVTYAAEHDGMQATAERLAEQLGVQAVNGGVHPNYGTRNMIVPLGNDQFFQVVEALDHPASLKEPYGQAVRTCTERGGGWLGWGIRVDDMLPVAQRLGRIPEPAHRRFPDNRELHWTQIGYNGLLNDPQLPFFICFQNPELHPSGAIRDLTNPKVSISKLTIAGDPQRVHDWLGLPADQTSTVIDFEFIAPHGNAGLMSVTFETPNGPVTI; this comes from the coding sequence ATGCGAGTGGACCACGTTACTTATGCGGCCGAGCATGACGGTATGCAGGCTACGGCGGAGCGGCTGGCCGAGCAGCTGGGTGTTCAGGCTGTTAACGGGGGTGTCCACCCCAATTACGGGACCCGTAACATGATCGTCCCGTTGGGCAATGACCAGTTTTTCCAGGTGGTTGAAGCCCTGGATCACCCGGCTTCGTTGAAAGAGCCGTATGGGCAAGCGGTGCGTACCTGCACTGAGCGTGGTGGCGGCTGGCTTGGGTGGGGTATCCGGGTTGATGACATGTTGCCTGTGGCGCAGCGTCTGGGGCGTATCCCTGAGCCTGCGCATCGTCGTTTCCCTGACAATCGTGAACTGCACTGGACTCAGATCGGCTACAACGGTCTGCTCAATGACCCGCAGTTGCCGTTCTTTATTTGTTTCCAGAACCCCGAACTTCACCCCTCGGGCGCGATCCGTGATTTAACTAACCCGAAGGTGAGTATCTCTAAGCTCACTATTGCTGGGGATCCGCAGCGGGTCCACGACTGGCTGGGGTTGCCCGCGGATCAAACATCCACGGTGATTGATTTTGAGTTCATCGCCCCTCACGGCAACGCTGGCCTGATGTCAGTGACTTTCGAGACTCCGAACGGTCCAGTCACTATCTAA
- a CDS encoding ATP-binding cassette domain-containing protein, with protein MTTPLLTATGLRRRYGHPVNGFEAVCGVDLHVDPGEIFALLGTNGAGKTSTMELLEGMARPCAGTVRVAGLDPFTERRRLRPHVGIVLQNAGFSGDLTVS; from the coding sequence ATGACAACGCCGCTGCTCACCGCCACTGGACTCCGTCGCCGCTATGGCCACCCGGTCAACGGTTTCGAAGCTGTCTGCGGTGTCGATCTACACGTCGATCCGGGTGAAATATTCGCGCTTTTGGGCACCAACGGGGCCGGGAAGACCTCGACGATGGAGCTGCTTGAAGGTATGGCTCGTCCCTGTGCTGGGACAGTGCGCGTCGCAGGGCTTGACCCTTTCACCGAGCGCCGACGTCTGCGGCCACACGTGGGGATCGTCCTGCAAAACGCGGGGTTTTCCGGTGACCTAACCGTGAGCTAG
- a CDS encoding ATP-binding cassette domain-containing protein, giving the protein MASPRPIDEALALVDMLDRREVLVQSLSGGERRRLDLALAIMGRPRLLFLDEPTTGLDPESRHRAWDVLTRLVDGGTSVVLTTHYLEEAERLADRIAIMHAGQIAATGTLAQIVADQPATITFRTPAVAVPQFAGVHMSVDGPRTVLRTHALQPDLARLLAWAGEDIVLEDLRASAASLEQTFLTIAGSASSPLHEEAA; this is encoded by the coding sequence ATGGCATCCCCACGGCCCATTGACGAGGCGCTAGCCCTGGTTGACATGTTGGATCGCCGTGAAGTCCTGGTACAGAGCTTGTCCGGTGGTGAACGGCGGCGTCTGGACCTGGCCCTGGCGATCATGGGGCGCCCGCGGCTGTTGTTCCTCGACGAGCCGACTACTGGCCTGGACCCAGAGAGCCGCCACCGGGCATGGGATGTTCTTACCCGACTCGTCGACGGTGGAACATCGGTGGTGTTGACCACCCACTATCTGGAAGAGGCCGAGCGGCTCGCGGACCGTATCGCGATCATGCATGCCGGGCAGATCGCTGCGACTGGCACCCTCGCGCAAATCGTCGCCGACCAGCCCGCCACCATCACGTTCCGCACCCCGGCAGTGGCGGTGCCGCAGTTCGCTGGCGTCCACATGTCTGTGGACGGGCCTCGCACGGTGCTGCGGACACATGCCCTACAGCCTGATCTTGCCCGCCTACTCGCGTGGGCCGGTGAGGACATCGTCTTGGAGGATCTGCGTGCTAGTGCGGCATCGCTGGAGCAGACGTTCCTCACCATCGCTGGTTCTGCCTCTTCGCCTCTCCATGAGGAAGCCGCCTAG